One genomic region from Anopheles bellator chromosome 2, idAnoBellAS_SP24_06.2, whole genome shotgun sequence encodes:
- the LOC131211874 gene encoding thioester-containing protein 1 allele R1-like isoform X1, with amino-acid sequence MRLRTTPSRVLRPSLLFLALVSFITGSRASATGHYTVVGAKLLRPNSEYHVSVTNQDVAEPVRFSIAITTEDSLIERQEITLNRGETRLVPFAIGDIAEGSYKLVAEGLSGLTFKNETSLEFQPKGFSVFVQTDKSIYKPGDTVRFRALVLDPNTKPLANADHVGVHIEDGKGNRIKQWKDGALVKGVFESELTLSTAPVLGAWTIYVEVLGKTHRKMFEVDEYVLPKFEVTIESPGITTFKDGKVKAIVRSKYTYGKPVKGEATISVRPEFGFHYVQPFEKDVITRKVIPIDGKGSAEFDLRQELRLEGDYTRNVIIDAVVEEELTGRKQNATVKVTVHDRRYKMEVVKSDDNFKPGLPYTAWLKVSFQDGSPVQDTANPVEVEQTTYESTPIKRNYTLNANGMAKLVVDTDVNGTYINLRATYLGQDFYLSGISKADSEVDSYIRARVLTEVPTVGKDVVVEVAATAPMKFFTYQLLGRGDVLLSNTVAVPETTLHTFKFPAIFAMVPRAKLVVYYIAPNGDMVSDSKVIQFDSELQNFMKVTLSKEQSKPGQDVEITVSTNPDSYVGLLGVDQSVLLLKSGNDITKEDVFSELEKYEERSYGYYRRKRSFSWRPWGDHRDFSSVGAFVLSNANDPPRRYLSFHKLGGPVRRLGAAMPGPLMKAAIRPASMDSVPIAPMAPLPPPVVIRKEFPETWLWQTIAPKSFSGEKTFQKKVPDTITSWIITGFSVNPIYGLGLTQKPRKLNVFLPFFVSTNLPYSVKRGEVVAIPIVVFNYLDEDLTADVVLENSEQEFEFADVENEVVAPSKLELFRQKRLAIPSNTGMSVSFMVKPKKLGHITIKVKATSKVAGDAVERQLLVEPEGLPQYINKAAFIDLRATKETTKNFTVEIPKNAVPESTRIEIAVIGDVLGSTIQNLDSLIRMPYGCGEQNMLNFVPNIVILDYLKATNKLTAGVEAKAKKFMEAGYQRELSYKHKDGSFSAFGESDKSGSTWLTAFVARSFKQAAKHITVDEAVIDRSLEWLSDHQAPNGSFPEVGVVSHKDMQGGSGGGVALTAYTLIAFLENINLVDKYKNTINKAIDYVYRNTESLDDTYALALAAYALQLADHSSKGYILSKLDTKATTDSDSKWWHKPVPESDTKNPWNSRPNSVNVEMSAYSMLAFIEAGLDTDALPVMKWLIGQRNDKGGFQSTQDTVVGLQALAKMAAKISSANNDVMIVAKINENQEKRMNVNADNGMILQKLELPSATRHIELKATGTGFAIVQLAYKYNMNVTGEWPRFVLDPQVNANSNPDHLHLSVCTSFVPSAGQNVSNMAVMEVGFPSGFTADSDTLPSLENMPFIKKVETKDGDTTVVLYFDSLDQRELCPTISAFRTHKVAKQKPAPVVIYDYYDNSRIARQFYEGPKASLCDICEKEDCGDACSIRSQKQRSPADAAALNNTMGHEWAKSAASSLPASVVSFLLAAVIVGLVQ; translated from the exons ATGCGACTCCGGACGACCCCATCGAGGGTCCTGCGGCCATCGCTGCTGTTCCTTGCGCTGGTTAGCTTCATAACCGGTTCACGGGCCAGCGCGACAGG CCATTACACGGTGGTCGGAGCGAAGCTGCTGCGGCCAAACTCGGAGTACCACGTTTCGGTGACCAACCAGGACGTGGCGGAGCCGGTCCGTTTCAGTATCGCCATCACTACCGAAGACAGCCTTATCGAGAGGCAAGAAATAACCTTAAACAGGGGCGAAACTCGCCTGGTACCGTTCGCT ATCGGTGATATCGCCGAGGGATCCTATAAGCTGGTGGCGGAGGGGTTATCGGGGCTAACCTTCAAGAATGAAACGAGCCTGGAGTTCCAGCCCAAAGGCTTCTCGGTGTTCGTGCAAACGGACAAATCGATCTACAAACCGGGCGATACGGTGCGGTTCCGTGCGCTGGTGCTGGACCCCAACACGAAGCCACTGGCGAACGCGGACCACGTCGGGGTCCACATCGAGGACGGCAAGGGCAATCGCATCAAGCAATGGAAGGATGGGGCGCTAGTCAAGGGTGTGTTCGAATCGGAGCTGACCCTCTCCACGGCGCCGGTTCTCGGTGCCTGGACCATCTACGTCGAGGTCTTGGGAAAG ACACACCGCAAAATGTTCGAGGTGGACGAATACGTGCTGCCCAAGTTCGAGGTGACGATCGAGTCGCCCGGCATAACGACGTTCAAGGATGGCAAGGTGAAGGCGATCGTCCGATCGAAGTACACGTACGGGAAGCCGGTTAAGGGCGAGGCCACCATATCGGTGCGGCCCGAGTTCGGCTTCCACTATGTGCAACCGTTCGAGAAGGATGTGATCACGCGCAAGGTGATCCCGATCGATGGCAAGGGCTCGGCCGAGTTCGATCTGCGCCAGGAGCTGCGGCTGGAGGGTGACTACACCCGGAACGTCATCATCGATGCGGTCGTCGAGGAGGAGCTAACGGGGCGAAAGCAGAACGCCACGGTCAAGGTGACCGTGCACGATCGTCGGTACAAGATGGAGGTGGTCAAATCGGATGACAACTTCAAGCCCGGTCTGCCGTACACGGCGTGGCTGAAGGTATCGTTCCAGGACGGCAGCCCTGTGCAGGACACAGCCAACCCGGTCGAGGTGGAGCAAACAACATACGAATCAACGCCGATAAAGCGAAACTATACGCTTAATGCGAACGGGATGGCCAAGCTGGTGGTCGACACCGATGTCAACGGTACCTACATTAACCTGAGGGCAACCTATCTCGGCCAAGACTTTTACTTGAGCGGCATTTCGAAGGCGGACTCTGAGGTGGATTCATACATTCGGGCCAGGGTTCTAACGGAAGT ACCGACGGTTGGTAAGGATGTGGTCGTAGAGGTGGCCGCTACTGCACCGATGAAGTTTTTCACCTATCAGCTGCTGGGACGGGGTGATGTACTTCTCAGCAACACGGTGGCGGTACCGGAAACCACACTGCATACGTTTAAGTTTCCTGCCATCTTCGCGATGGTACCGCGGGCCAAGCTGGTCGTTTACTATATTGCCCCCAACGGTGACATGGTGAGCGACAGCAAGGTGATCCAGTTCGATAGTGAGCTTCAGAACTTT ATGAAGGTGACACTTTCGAAGGAGCAATCGAAACCCGGCCAGGACGTGGAGATCACTGTCAGCACGAACCCCGACTCGTACGTGGGGCTGCTGGGAGTTGACCAgagtgtgctgctgctgaagagTGGTAACGATATTACGAAGGAGGACGTGTTTAGCGAGCTCGAGAAGTACGAGGAACGTTCGTACGGTTACTACCGCCGCAAGAGGAGTTTCTCGTGGCGCCCTTGGGGTGACCATCGAGATTTTTCG AGCGTCGGTGCATTCGTCTTATCAAACGCCAACGATCCCCCAC GTCGGTACCTTTCATTCCATAAACTaggcggtccggtccggagatTGGGGGCAGCTATGCCGGGACCTCTGATGAAAGCCGCCATACGTCCGGCTAGTATGGACAGTGTCCCGATAGCACCAATGGCACCATTACCGCCGCCAGTGGTGATTCGAAAAGAGTTTCCCGAAACATGGCTATGGCAAACGATCGCCCCGAAAAG CTTCAGCGGAGAAAAAACGTTCCAAAAGAAAGTGCCCGACACTATCACTTCGTGGATCATCACGGGCTTCTCGGTAAACCCGATTTACGGGCTCGGGCTGACGCAGAAACCGCGCAAACTGAACGTGTTTCTGCCCTTCTTCGTGTCCACCAACCTGCCGTACTCGGTCAAGCGCGGCGAGGTGGTGGCCATTCCGATCGTGGTCTTCAACTACCTTGACGAGGATCTGACGGCCGACGTGGTGCTGGAGAACAGCGAGCAGGAGTTTGAGTTTGCCGACGTCGAGAATGAAGTCGTCGCGCCGTCCA AGCTGGAGCTGTTCCGCCAAAAGCGGCTAGCGATCCCTTCCAACACTGGCATGTCGGTGTCGTTTATggtgaaaccgaaaaagctCGGTCACATCACGATCAAGGTGAAGGCAACATCGAAAGTCGCAGGCGATGCTGTTGAGCGCCAACTGCTGGTCGAACCGGAGGGCCTGCCGCAGTACATCAACAAGGCCGCCTTTATCGATCTGCGGGCCACCAAGGAGACAACGAAGAACTTCACGGTGGAGATTCCGAAGAATGCCGTCCCCGAATCGACGCGCATCGAAATAGCCGTCATCGGGGATGTGCTCGGTTCGACGATCCAGAATCTGGACTCCCTGATCCGCATGCCGTACGGGTGCGGTGAGCAGAACATGCTTAACTTTGTACCGAATATCGTGATTCTGGACTATCTGAAGGCGACAAACAAGCTGACGGCTGGCGTGGAGGCCAAGGCCAAGAAGTTCATGGAGGCAGGATACCAGCGGGAGTTGAGCTACAAGCACAAGGATGGTTCGTTCAGTGCGTTCGGCGAGAGCGACAAGAGTGGCAGCACCTGGCTGACGGCTTTCGTGGCGCGATCGTTCAAGCAGGCGGCCAAGCACATCACGGTGGACGAGGCGGTGATCGACAGATCGCTCGAATGGCTGAGTGACCACCAGGCCCCGAACGGTAGCTTCCCGGAGGTGGGCGTCGTTTCGCACAAGGACATGCAGGGTGGttcgggcggcggcgtggcGCTGACGGCGTACACCCTGATTGCGTTCCTCGAGAACATCAATCTGGTGGACAAGTACAAGAACACCATCAACAAAGCGATCGATTACGTATACCGCAACACTGAGTCGCTGGACGATACGTACGCCCTGGCGTTGGCTGCGTACGCCCTGCAGCTGGCCGACCACTCGTCGAAGGGGTATATTCTGTCGAAACTGGACACCaaggccaccaccgacagtgACTCGAAATGGTGGCACAAACCCGTGCCAGAGTCGGACACGAAGAATCCCTGGAACAGCCGACCGAACTCGGTGAATGTGGAGATGTCGGCGTACAGTATGCTGGCCTTCATCGAGGCCGGTCTCGATACGGACGCCCTGCCCGTCATGAAGTGGTTGATCGGGCAGCGTAACGATAAGGGTGGCTTCCAGTCGACCCAGGACACGGTCGTGGGACTGCAGGCGCTCGCCAAGATGGCGGCCAAGATTTCGTCGGCCAACAATGACGTCATGATCGTGGCGAAGATCAACGAGAACCAGGAAAAGAGGATGAACGTGAACGCGGACAATGGTATGATTTTGCAGAAGCTCGAGCTACCGTCGGCGACCCGTCACATCGAGCTGAAGGCCACTGGCACCGGGTTTGCCATCGTGCAGCTGGCGTACAAGTACAACATGAATGTGACGGGCGAGTGGCCCCGGTTCGTGCTGGATCCGCAGGTGAACGCCAACTCGAACCCGGACCATCTGCACCTCTCGGTGTGCACCAGCTTCGTCCCATCGGCCGGCCAGAACGTGTCCAACATGGCCGTGATGGAGGTGGGCTTTCCCAGTGGCTTCACTGCTGATTCCGACACGTTACCCTCGCTAGAGAACATGCCCTTCATCAAG AAAGTGGAAACCAAAGATGGCGACACGACGGTGGTGCTGTACTTTGACAGTCTGGATCAGCGCGAGCTTTGCCCCACGATCTCTGCCTTCCGGACGCACAAGGTCGCCAAGCAGAAGCCGGCTCCGGTCGTAATCTACGATTACTACGAtaact CTCGCATCGCTCGCCAGTTCTACGAAGGACCGAAGGCTTCGCTGTGCGACATTTGCGAAAAGGAAGACTGCGGTGATGCCTGCTCGATCCGGTCGCAGAAACAACGCTCGCCGGCCGATGCGGCCGCCCTCAACAACACGATGGGCCACGAGTGGGCCAAGAGTGCGGCATCCTCGCTGCCCGCTAGCGTCGTATCGTTCCTGTTGGCCGCAGTGATCGTGGGTCTGGTGCAGTAA
- the LOC131211874 gene encoding thioester-containing protein 1 allele R1-like isoform X2 encodes MRLRTTPSRVLRPSLLFLALVSFITGSRASATGHYTVVGAKLLRPNSEYHVSVTNQDVAEPVRFSIAITTEDSLIERQEITLNRGETRLVPFAIGDIAEGSYKLVAEGLSGLTFKNETSLEFQPKGFSVFVQTDKSIYKPGDTVRFRALVLDPNTKPLANADHVGVHIEDGKGNRIKQWKDGALVKGVFESELTLSTAPVLGAWTIYVEVLGKTHRKMFEVDEYVLPKFEVTIESPGITTFKDGKVKAIVRSKYTYGKPVKGEATISVRPEFGFHYVQPFEKDVITRKVIPIDGKGSAEFDLRQELRLEGDYTRNVIIDAVVEEELTGRKQNATVKVTVHDRRYKMEVVKSDDNFKPGLPYTAWLKVSFQDGSPVQDTANPVEVEQTTYESTPIKRNYTLNANGMAKLVVDTDVNGTYINLRATYLGQDFYLSGISKADSEVDSYIRARVLTEVPTVGKDVVVEVAATAPMKFFTYQLLGRGDVLLSNTVAVPETTLHTFKFPAIFAMVPRAKLVVYYIAPNGDMVSDSKVIQFDSELQNFMKVTLSKEQSKPGQDVEITVSTNPDSYVGLLGVDQSVLLLKSGNDITKEDVFSELEKYEERSYGYYRRKRSFSWRPWGDHRDFSSVGAFVLSNANDPPRRYYHKVYYMQAVPMANIQIDQIAAVRGLAGAAPEQEFSREAPPAVRKEFPETWLWQTIAPKSFSGEKTFQKKVPDTITSWIITGFSVNPIYGLGLTQKPRKLNVFLPFFVSTNLPYSVKRGEVVAIPIVVFNYLDEDLTADVVLENSEQEFEFADVENEVVAPSKLELFRQKRLAIPSNTGMSVSFMVKPKKLGHITIKVKATSKVAGDAVERQLLVEPEGLPQYINKAAFIDLRATKETTKNFTVEIPKNAVPESTRIEIAVIGDVLGSTIQNLDSLIRMPYGCGEQNMLNFVPNIVILDYLKATNKLTAGVEAKAKKFMEAGYQRELSYKHKDGSFSAFGESDKSGSTWLTAFVARSFKQAAKHITVDEAVIDRSLEWLSDHQAPNGSFPEVGVVSHKDMQGGSGGGVALTAYTLIAFLENINLVDKYKNTINKAIDYVYRNTESLDDTYALALAAYALQLADHSSKGYILSKLDTKATTDSDSKWWHKPVPESDTKNPWNSRPNSVNVEMSAYSMLAFIEAGLDTDALPVMKWLIGQRNDKGGFQSTQDTVVGLQALAKMAAKISSANNDVMIVAKINENQEKRMNVNADNGMILQKLELPSATRHIELKATGTGFAIVQLAYKYNMNVTGEWPRFVLDPQVNANSNPDHLHLSVCTSFVPSAGQNVSNMAVMEVGFPSGFTADSDTLPSLENMPFIKKVETKDGDTTVVLYFDSLDQRELCPTISAFRTHKVAKQKPAPVVIYDYYDNSRIARQFYEGPKASLCDICEKEDCGDACSIRSQKQRSPADAAALNNTMGHEWAKSAASSLPASVVSFLLAAVIVGLVQ; translated from the exons ATGCGACTCCGGACGACCCCATCGAGGGTCCTGCGGCCATCGCTGCTGTTCCTTGCGCTGGTTAGCTTCATAACCGGTTCACGGGCCAGCGCGACAGG CCATTACACGGTGGTCGGAGCGAAGCTGCTGCGGCCAAACTCGGAGTACCACGTTTCGGTGACCAACCAGGACGTGGCGGAGCCGGTCCGTTTCAGTATCGCCATCACTACCGAAGACAGCCTTATCGAGAGGCAAGAAATAACCTTAAACAGGGGCGAAACTCGCCTGGTACCGTTCGCT ATCGGTGATATCGCCGAGGGATCCTATAAGCTGGTGGCGGAGGGGTTATCGGGGCTAACCTTCAAGAATGAAACGAGCCTGGAGTTCCAGCCCAAAGGCTTCTCGGTGTTCGTGCAAACGGACAAATCGATCTACAAACCGGGCGATACGGTGCGGTTCCGTGCGCTGGTGCTGGACCCCAACACGAAGCCACTGGCGAACGCGGACCACGTCGGGGTCCACATCGAGGACGGCAAGGGCAATCGCATCAAGCAATGGAAGGATGGGGCGCTAGTCAAGGGTGTGTTCGAATCGGAGCTGACCCTCTCCACGGCGCCGGTTCTCGGTGCCTGGACCATCTACGTCGAGGTCTTGGGAAAG ACACACCGCAAAATGTTCGAGGTGGACGAATACGTGCTGCCCAAGTTCGAGGTGACGATCGAGTCGCCCGGCATAACGACGTTCAAGGATGGCAAGGTGAAGGCGATCGTCCGATCGAAGTACACGTACGGGAAGCCGGTTAAGGGCGAGGCCACCATATCGGTGCGGCCCGAGTTCGGCTTCCACTATGTGCAACCGTTCGAGAAGGATGTGATCACGCGCAAGGTGATCCCGATCGATGGCAAGGGCTCGGCCGAGTTCGATCTGCGCCAGGAGCTGCGGCTGGAGGGTGACTACACCCGGAACGTCATCATCGATGCGGTCGTCGAGGAGGAGCTAACGGGGCGAAAGCAGAACGCCACGGTCAAGGTGACCGTGCACGATCGTCGGTACAAGATGGAGGTGGTCAAATCGGATGACAACTTCAAGCCCGGTCTGCCGTACACGGCGTGGCTGAAGGTATCGTTCCAGGACGGCAGCCCTGTGCAGGACACAGCCAACCCGGTCGAGGTGGAGCAAACAACATACGAATCAACGCCGATAAAGCGAAACTATACGCTTAATGCGAACGGGATGGCCAAGCTGGTGGTCGACACCGATGTCAACGGTACCTACATTAACCTGAGGGCAACCTATCTCGGCCAAGACTTTTACTTGAGCGGCATTTCGAAGGCGGACTCTGAGGTGGATTCATACATTCGGGCCAGGGTTCTAACGGAAGT ACCGACGGTTGGTAAGGATGTGGTCGTAGAGGTGGCCGCTACTGCACCGATGAAGTTTTTCACCTATCAGCTGCTGGGACGGGGTGATGTACTTCTCAGCAACACGGTGGCGGTACCGGAAACCACACTGCATACGTTTAAGTTTCCTGCCATCTTCGCGATGGTACCGCGGGCCAAGCTGGTCGTTTACTATATTGCCCCCAACGGTGACATGGTGAGCGACAGCAAGGTGATCCAGTTCGATAGTGAGCTTCAGAACTTT ATGAAGGTGACACTTTCGAAGGAGCAATCGAAACCCGGCCAGGACGTGGAGATCACTGTCAGCACGAACCCCGACTCGTACGTGGGGCTGCTGGGAGTTGACCAgagtgtgctgctgctgaagagTGGTAACGATATTACGAAGGAGGACGTGTTTAGCGAGCTCGAGAAGTACGAGGAACGTTCGTACGGTTACTACCGCCGCAAGAGGAGTTTCTCGTGGCGCCCTTGGGGTGACCATCGAGATTTTTCG AGCGTCGGTGCATTCGTCTTATCAAACGCCAACGATCCCCCAC GTCGCTACTATCACAAAGTATACTATATGCAAGCGGTCCCCATggcaaatattcaaatcgatCAGATCGCTGCAGTCAGAGGTCTAGCTGGAGCAGCTCCCGAGCAGGAGTTTAGCCGAGAGGCACCACCCGCTGTCCGTAAAGAGTTTCCCGAGACGTGGCTGTGGCAAACGATCGCTCCCAAAAG CTTCAGCGGAGAAAAAACGTTCCAAAAGAAAGTGCCCGACACTATCACTTCGTGGATCATCACGGGCTTCTCGGTAAACCCGATTTACGGGCTCGGGCTGACGCAGAAACCGCGCAAACTGAACGTGTTTCTGCCCTTCTTCGTGTCCACCAACCTGCCGTACTCGGTCAAGCGCGGCGAGGTGGTGGCCATTCCGATCGTGGTCTTCAACTACCTTGACGAGGATCTGACGGCCGACGTGGTGCTGGAGAACAGCGAGCAGGAGTTTGAGTTTGCCGACGTCGAGAATGAAGTCGTCGCGCCGTCCA AGCTGGAGCTGTTCCGCCAAAAGCGGCTAGCGATCCCTTCCAACACTGGCATGTCGGTGTCGTTTATggtgaaaccgaaaaagctCGGTCACATCACGATCAAGGTGAAGGCAACATCGAAAGTCGCAGGCGATGCTGTTGAGCGCCAACTGCTGGTCGAACCGGAGGGCCTGCCGCAGTACATCAACAAGGCCGCCTTTATCGATCTGCGGGCCACCAAGGAGACAACGAAGAACTTCACGGTGGAGATTCCGAAGAATGCCGTCCCCGAATCGACGCGCATCGAAATAGCCGTCATCGGGGATGTGCTCGGTTCGACGATCCAGAATCTGGACTCCCTGATCCGCATGCCGTACGGGTGCGGTGAGCAGAACATGCTTAACTTTGTACCGAATATCGTGATTCTGGACTATCTGAAGGCGACAAACAAGCTGACGGCTGGCGTGGAGGCCAAGGCCAAGAAGTTCATGGAGGCAGGATACCAGCGGGAGTTGAGCTACAAGCACAAGGATGGTTCGTTCAGTGCGTTCGGCGAGAGCGACAAGAGTGGCAGCACCTGGCTGACGGCTTTCGTGGCGCGATCGTTCAAGCAGGCGGCCAAGCACATCACGGTGGACGAGGCGGTGATCGACAGATCGCTCGAATGGCTGAGTGACCACCAGGCCCCGAACGGTAGCTTCCCGGAGGTGGGCGTCGTTTCGCACAAGGACATGCAGGGTGGttcgggcggcggcgtggcGCTGACGGCGTACACCCTGATTGCGTTCCTCGAGAACATCAATCTGGTGGACAAGTACAAGAACACCATCAACAAAGCGATCGATTACGTATACCGCAACACTGAGTCGCTGGACGATACGTACGCCCTGGCGTTGGCTGCGTACGCCCTGCAGCTGGCCGACCACTCGTCGAAGGGGTATATTCTGTCGAAACTGGACACCaaggccaccaccgacagtgACTCGAAATGGTGGCACAAACCCGTGCCAGAGTCGGACACGAAGAATCCCTGGAACAGCCGACCGAACTCGGTGAATGTGGAGATGTCGGCGTACAGTATGCTGGCCTTCATCGAGGCCGGTCTCGATACGGACGCCCTGCCCGTCATGAAGTGGTTGATCGGGCAGCGTAACGATAAGGGTGGCTTCCAGTCGACCCAGGACACGGTCGTGGGACTGCAGGCGCTCGCCAAGATGGCGGCCAAGATTTCGTCGGCCAACAATGACGTCATGATCGTGGCGAAGATCAACGAGAACCAGGAAAAGAGGATGAACGTGAACGCGGACAATGGTATGATTTTGCAGAAGCTCGAGCTACCGTCGGCGACCCGTCACATCGAGCTGAAGGCCACTGGCACCGGGTTTGCCATCGTGCAGCTGGCGTACAAGTACAACATGAATGTGACGGGCGAGTGGCCCCGGTTCGTGCTGGATCCGCAGGTGAACGCCAACTCGAACCCGGACCATCTGCACCTCTCGGTGTGCACCAGCTTCGTCCCATCGGCCGGCCAGAACGTGTCCAACATGGCCGTGATGGAGGTGGGCTTTCCCAGTGGCTTCACTGCTGATTCCGACACGTTACCCTCGCTAGAGAACATGCCCTTCATCAAG AAAGTGGAAACCAAAGATGGCGACACGACGGTGGTGCTGTACTTTGACAGTCTGGATCAGCGCGAGCTTTGCCCCACGATCTCTGCCTTCCGGACGCACAAGGTCGCCAAGCAGAAGCCGGCTCCGGTCGTAATCTACGATTACTACGAtaact CTCGCATCGCTCGCCAGTTCTACGAAGGACCGAAGGCTTCGCTGTGCGACATTTGCGAAAAGGAAGACTGCGGTGATGCCTGCTCGATCCGGTCGCAGAAACAACGCTCGCCGGCCGATGCGGCCGCCCTCAACAACACGATGGGCCACGAGTGGGCCAAGAGTGCGGCATCCTCGCTGCCCGCTAGCGTCGTATCGTTCCTGTTGGCCGCAGTGATCGTGGGTCTGGTGCAGTAA